ACTTGTATGCCTGCAGCAGCAATAGCAGCAGCAGCATGATCTTGTGTGGAGAAGATATTGCAAGATGACCAGGTTACTTCCGCACCAAGTTCTACCAATGTTTCAATTAAAACAGCGGTTTGAATGGTCATGTGTAAGCAGCCTGCAATGCGGGCACCTTTTAAGGGTTTAGATGGACCAAATTCTGCACGTAACGACATTAAGCCTGGCATTTCTGCTTCAGCTAATCCGATCTCTTTGCGGCCCCATTCTGCCAGTGAAATGTCCTTAACTTTATAAGGAACGTAAGTCGTCTCTACTGATGACATGAAATTATTATTTAATTTGTTTAAAATCAATTGTTTATGTTGCTGTAGAAAGTGTCTGTGCAAACAATTTGCAAATACAATGAATAAAGCACTACAAAAGTAAACAATTTTGATTTGATATTTTCTTTCAAATACCAACCCAGCTTATCTTTATGACCAATATTTTACCAGCTAACTTCTGTATAGAAAATCAGCAAAACCTTTTACCACAGCTAATCTATTTGTCCACTGCAGACACCGCTGTAATTGTGAGTTGTTTAAGTAATTTGAAGGTAAAAACTGAAAAGGGTTAAAAGGTTATGCTTTGATGCTACAAGGGGGCAGCCTATCTTTGCATTATTCAAAAAGAAAATTAAAGAAATAAAGATATGTATCCAGAATATTTAGTAGAACCTATGCGTGCAGAATTGACCAAAGTAGGTTTTGAAGAAATGAAAACTGCGGCAGATGTAGACAGCGCTATTCAGTCTGAAGGGACTGTGTTTGTTGTGGTAAATTCTGTATGCGGTTGCGCTGCTGCAAACGCACGTCCGGCAGCACGTTTGGCTGCTGCCAATGAAAAACACCCGACTAAATTAATCACCGTTTTTGCAGGTATGGAGAAAGAAGCTGTAGACCGCGCAAGAGGTTATATGATTCCTTTCCCGCCATCATCACCTTCAATGGCGCTGTTTAAAGATGGTAAATTGGTACACATGATTGAGCGTCATCAAATTGAAGGTCGTCCGGCACAAATGATTGCCGATAGCCTGATTGGTGCTTTTGATCAGTATTGCTAAAAATTGAAAGGCTTTAAGGGCTGATCTCATTACAAAAGAAGCCAGTGTTTTTTATGAACACTGGCTTCTTTTATTCAACTACTTTGTGCCCTTGTCAATTGCCTTGTTGATCACCTCCTGAATTCTTGCCCTGATTCTTAATTTTCCGAGCTTTTCAGATACCGTAGGGTTAATTCTGTTGGATAAGAACACATACACCAGACCTCTGGTTGGGTCAACCCAAACACAAGTGCCGGTATAGCCTGTATGTCCGTAAGTTTGTGGCGAAGCATTGTCGGCCGGATAGCGGTTACTTGCCAGTGGGTCCCACCTGTCAAATCCCAATCCCCTTCTACTTACATCAGATTGCTTTGCGGTAAACCGATCCACAGTTTGAGGGAAGAAGTACTCCTGGCCACCGTAAGCACCTTTATTTAAAAACATCTGATATAAAATGGCTACATCATTGGCACTCGCAAATAAGCCCGCATGACCAGATACACCTCCCACCAGGGCAGCGCCCTGATCGTGAACGTAACCTAAAAGCAAAGTCTTCCTAAAATAGGTGTCATTTTCTGTAGGTACAATCTGATCTTTGCTAAAGCGGTTTCTGGGTAAAAAGCCGGCTGTTTGCATTCCCAATGGTCCATAGAAATTTTCCTGCACATATTGGTTCAGCGGTTTGCCACTAATCCGCTCCACAATATCTTTCATCACATACATGCTGATGTCACTGTAAACATATTTACCCCTGGTTTTAATTGGGGCGTTTAACATTTTGGGCCACATCACCTCCTTGAAATAATCTTTGCGTACATAATATCCATCTGCTACCTTGGTAGGGAAGGCAGAAGAAGAATCTGAACTATGGTCAGTAGCCTTAATGGCATCCTGAAAAGGAATGTAGGGGATAAAGCCGGCCTGGTGTAACATCACTTCGCGCACGCTGATGTTGTTCATGGCTGTAGTTCTCGCTTTTGGGATGTAAGCGCCAATATTGGTGTCCAGATTTAATTTTTGTTCCTGTACCAGTCTCATTACAGTAGGTGTAGTGGCCGTGGTTTTAGTCAGAGAAGCAAGGTCAAAAATGTCGGTTACCTGATCCGGCATTACCGCATCGTAAGTATGGTTTCCATAAGCCTTGTTAAAAATCACTTTGCCGTCTTTTGCTACCAGTACCACCAGTCCGGGCGCAGCTCTTTCTGTAATGGTCTCCTGGGCAATTTTATCAATTTCCAGCAGGTCATCGGCATTTACGCCAGCATCTTCAGGAACGGTATATTTTAAGCGTGTCGCATAGCTGCCGCCTATGCCAATCCCTCCAAAAATCATTTGAGGGACTATAGCTGCGGCCTCCGCGTCACTCTGTCTGCTCCATATAATAGGGGTGTTGCTTAAATTGAAGTTCATTAAGGTATTGCCAGAACTAAATAAGCCTATAATCACTTGTTTGCTCTTTGATAGTGTCTGTACAAAACTCATGTACTTTGGATTACTTATTTGCGGCTCCGAAAGCATAATCATCACCGTATTAAAGTACTTCAGGTCATCTTCCAGTTCATTAAGTGTAGCCGAATTTTTGTACTTTTCGGCATCAAAAGAAGTAACCCTGGTATACTTATTTAAAAGGCTATCCGTAATGCGCTGATAGCTGAACCCAAGATTTACAGAAGCTATGTTTTTTTGCTGTAATTCAAGCAAAGGGATCACCTTATTCTGGTTATTTAAGAGGCTTGTATTACGGATAATGGTGTTGATAATATTTAAACGCGTTTCGTTTTTTTTGTGTTCCTGCGCACAGGCATTTAAGGTAAATATTACAGTAAGTAATAAAATGTAGGCTTTTCTCATATGATAACCATAAAGATATAAAAACTGTACCAATCTCTTTAAGTAAGCCTTATTTTAGTTAAATTAGCAACTTTTACCAGAGATACAGATGTCAGATATCATACAGCTTCTACCAGACAGTGTTGCCAATCAGATTGCCGCGGGTGAAGTGGTACAAAGGCCGGCATCGGCCGTGAAGGAGCTGTTGGAAAACGCATTAGACGCCGGGGGGAATAAAATACAACTCATTCTTAAAGATGCCGGAAAAGCCTTGATTCAGGTAATTGACAATGGTTGTGGAATGAGTGTTACCGATGCCAGGATGTGCTTTGAGCGTCATGCAACTTCTAAAGTACGCAAGGCAGAAGACCTTTTTGCCATTCGGACAATGGGCTTTAGGGGAGAAGCCATGGCTTCCATTGCAGCTATTGCCCAGGTAGAAATGAAGACCCGGAGGCATGAAGATGAACTTGGTACCCTAATAGAAATTGAAGGTTCTTCAGTAATCAATCAGGAGCCCGTAGCCACTGCTGCAGGAACCAGCATCTGTGTTAAAAACTTATTTTACAATACGCCTGCACGCCGGAATTTCCTGAAAAGTAATCCTGCAGAGATGCGCCATATCATGGATGAATTTCAGCGCGTAGCGCTGGCTAATCCGGCCATTGCATTTACGCTGCACCATGATGGGATAGAAGTCTTTCGTCTTCCTGCCTCCACACTCAAACAACGTATTGTTCATTTATTTGGCAACAATTACAATGAGCGGTTAATTCCGGTTGAAGAAGAAACCACCATCATCAATTTAAAAGGATTTATAGGGAAACCCGAATTTGCCAAAAGGACGCGTGGCGAGCAATTCTTTTTTGTAAACAACAGGTTTATCAAAGATGCCTATTTAAACCACGCAGTAAATAAAGCCTATGAGGAACTGCTGGCAGACGATGTTTTTCCACTTTACGTGCTGTTCATTGATATAGATCCCGCAAAGATCGACGTTAATGTACACCCCACTAAAACTGAAATCAAATACCTCGAAGAAAAGTCTATTTATGCCATTATTCATTCGGCAGTTAAGCGCTCATTAGGGAGGTTTAACATCAGCCCTACAATAGATTTTGATCAGGAAACAGGGTTTAGCGCAATGATTACGCCTAAGCCTTTAGAAGATGTCATTCCGCCAACCATCAGTTTTAATCCTGAATTTAATCCTTTTGCCGGAGATCAGCAGGGTTCTTCCGGAGAATCTAATGACCGGTTTGAGCGCAAGGAAAGCTATGGTGCTTACGCTTCTTTTTCAAAAAGCTATGGTTCCGGAGGCAATATGGCGCCAAGTGCAAAAAACTGGGGTTCTTTATACGAAATCGCCAACCATGCCACTGCCGAACAAGCCAGTATGGATTTGCCGGGGAGCGGCAAAGAGGAAACTTTTGCACCCTTGCAAAAGCAATACATGCAGCTGCACAACCGTTATATCATTTCACAAATCAAATCAGGTTTAATGGTAATTGACCAGCAGGCAGCGCACGAGCGTATCCTTTACGAACGCTTTATTGTACATCTGGAAGACAGAAAAGGTGCTTCACAGCAGAGCTTGTTCCCGCAAACAGTTACGCTTAGTCCTAATGATTACGAACTGGCTAAGAGTTTGCTGGATGACATCAAAAGCCTTGGTTTTGAAGTGCGTGAATTTGGTAAAAACACCTTGGTGATTGAAGGGATCCCTGTAGATCTGGGAAGCGCCAATATTAATGAAACGCAGCTTTTTGAACACCTGATTGAAGGCTTTAAAAACTCACAGCAAGAGTTGAAGCTGGATAAGCGGGATGCGCTGGCAAGAAGTATGGCAAGGAACAGTGCCATTAAAAATGGGACCAGCCTTGGACAGGAGGAAATGAATACCTTGATTGAGCAGCTTTTTGCCTGTAAAACGCCTAACTTTAGCATCAGCGGCAAGCCTGTAATCCAGACCATTGGTTTGACTGAATTGGATAAGAAATTTGATAAATCATAAATGAATAATATATATATACCTCCTGTTACCAAAAACCTGCTGATTATAAATATCCTGTTTTTTGCTGCTACATATGTTTTTGAATCTAATGGTATTAATTTAGGTTTTTATCTGGGAGCTGTTTATTTTGATTCTCCCATGTTCAGCATATGGCAGCCCATTACCTATATGTTTATGCATGGGGGTTTGGCCCATATCTTTTTTAACATGTTTGCTTTGTATTCCTTTGGTTCCATCCTGGAAGGACATTGGGGCGCAAAACGATTCCTGAATTTTTATTTGATTACCGGCCTTGGCGCACTGGCATTACAATGGGGTGTTCAAGCTTTTGAGGTTTATCAGATTACAGGATCAGTGTTTAATCCAAGCTCAATAACGGTTGATCTTGCAGAAGGGATGTCAACATTACACATGTCGGGCTTAAGCGAGCAAGCGGCCGATACATTTAGAAGCATCTATACGGTACCTATGGTAGGGGCTTCAGGCGCTATATTTGGACTTCTGATTGCCTTTGGGATGTTATATCCAGATGCTGAACTGATGCTGTTGTTTATCCCTGTTCCGGTTAAAGCTAAATACGTCATTCCTGTATATATACTTGTAGAACTAAGCCTGGGCGTAGCGAACCTGCCTGGAGATTCCATCGCCCATTATGCCCATATTGGTGGTGCGCTCATTGGTTTTATCCTTGTAAAGTTATGGCGCAATAAAAATACATTTTACGACTACTATGAATAATAATATTTTTCAGGAGCTCAAGTTTAAGGTTTTTAAGTCGGGTAATCCAGTTGCCTTTTATATAGGTATAAATGTGATCATTTACGTGCTTACAGCATTGATTGGCGTGGGGATTATGTTAGGTAAAGGCAGCTTGGACCTGGATGAACTGATCCGTGAGTACTTTGGCTTTCCATCTTCTTTTGCAGCATTGCCTTTACGCTTCTATACCCTGCTCACATTCCAGTTTTTTCATCAGGGTTTCCTGCATTTATTATTCAACATGCTTGGCCTCTTTTGGCTGGGACAGATTTTTCTGGATTTTTTAAAGCCTCGCCAATTTCATTTTGTGTACCTGTTTTCAGGTGCATCAGGAGCATTGGTCTTTTTGTTGGGTTTTAATGTATTCCCGGTTTTTGCAGCTGCTGCCGGTTCTGCAACAATCATCGGTGCTTCGGCATCTGTAATGGGTATTGTGGTGGCCACAGCTACCTTGCTGCCAAATTATGCCATTCGGTTAATTCTTTTTGGCGATGTTAAGCTTAAGTACCTCGCCCTTGCCTATGTGGTACTTGATCTAATCGGTATTGGCTCCGCAAATGCAGGAGGTAGTTTTGCACACCTTGGTGGGGCACTATTTGGATTTATGTACATCAAAATGCTTCAGAATGGTACAGATTGGAGTACAATCTTTAACACTTCCCAATGGTTCAAAAAGAAATCAAAATTAAAGGTTGTCAAAAACGAAAACTACAGGTCTTCCGTAAATACCAGAAACAGGTCTGAAGCCTCAGATAAAGTAAACCAGCAGGTAATTGATTCCATTTTGGATAAGATTTCTAAAAGTGGGTACGATAAACTGAGTAAGGAAGAAAAAGAGACGCTGTTTAAAGCAAGTAAACATTCTTAAAATTGATGAAAAAATCCAAAACGACTTTTTTTAATAAGCTGCTGGGCTTTATTGCAGTCATTTTGGCTATTTCGCTTATATTGGGGATGCTGGCCGGCAGCATAGATCCAAGGACAAATAAGTATATCCCATTTTTCGGACTGGCTTATCCCTACCTTTTAGTCCTTAATGTTTTAACCGCTTTATTTTGGTTGCTCCGCAAAAGAATTATCTATGCAGTACTTACCGTAGCATTGATATTTGCAGGTAACCGTGTGTTTATTGCCACATTTAGTTTTAAAGGAACTGAAGGCGCAGGGCCTAAAAAGGATACAACGCTTTTGCGGATGATGACCTACAATGTTCACAATTTCAAGCCTTACGAGCCCGGTAATTCAGATTCCGTAAAGAATCAAATCCTTAACCTGGTGAGAACGGAAGACCCGGATGTAATTGCCTTTCAGGAATATTTTACCAGAAAGAAGGGCGCATTTGACCTCACCGATAGTTTAAAACGGATCTTAAAGACCAAGCATTATTACTTTGTGCCCTCTCAAAAGAATGATTATGAGGCTATGGGACTCGCTATTTTTTCAAAATATGCCATAAAAGATAAAGGCACCATTTGGTTTGATGCCAACCATAGCGGCAATTCAAGTATTTATGTAGACCTGGAAGTAAATAAAAAGTTAATCCGCATTTATAATGTACACCTGCAGTCCATTTCCTTTGTAAAACAGGACTACGAGTACCTGGATAAGGTAAAGAAGAAGATGGATGCGGAGATTGTGCCTTCCAGAAGGATTATAGGAATGCTTAAATCTGCTTTTTTAAAGAGAAGTGCCCAGGTAGATTTAATGAAGGCGCACATGAAGACCTGCACAAGTCCTTATTTAATTGCGGGTGATTTTAACGATACGCCTGCTTCCTATGCGGTTACACAACTTACTAAATCGTTGCAGAAAACCTTTGTAAAAAAAGGAGAAGGCTTCGGTACCACCTACAATGGCAAATTTCCCAATTTTCAAATCGACTATATCGCCGTAACTAAAGATATCGAAGTCATCAATCACCGGGTTATCGAAGCTAAACTTTCTGACCATTTTCCGCTTAGAAGTGATTTGAGATTAACCCCCTAATTTTTTTACATTTGCAAACCCGGAATTTAACAGGTGTAAACTTCCGGCCATATAAAATAATACTTTAATGAAAGACGGCTTACAGCTCTACAATACCCTTACCAGAAAGAAAGAACCTTTTGAACCCTTAAATGCGCCTCATGTTGGGATGTATGTTTGTGGCCCTACTGTGTATAGTGACGTGCATCTGGGTAACTGTCGCACCTTTATTTCCTTTGATTTAATTTTTAGGTACCTTAAATACCTGGGTTATAAAGTTCGTTATGTAAGGAACATTACGGATGCCGGACATTTAGAGGGTGATCGTGATGAAGGGGATGACAAATTTGCTAAAAGAGCCAAGCTGGAGCAATTGGAGCCAATGGAAATTGTTCAGAAGTATACCCTTGGGTTCCATGAGGTACTGGCCATGTTCAATACCCTTCCACCAAGCATCGAGCCCACTGCTACAGGCCATATAATTGAGCAAATAGGCATGATCCAAGAAATTTTGGAAAATGGGTATGCTTACGAAATTGATGGTAATGTTTACTTTGACGTTGAGAAATACAGCGAAACCTATAACTATACCATTTTAACCAATAGAAACCTGGAAGACATGCTGGCCAACACGCGTGAACTTGGTGGGCAGAATGAGAAAAAGGGCAGACTTGATTTTGCGCTTTGGATAAAAGCTAAGCCAGAAACTTTAATGCGTTGGGCATCTCCCTGGGGAGAAGGTTTTCCGGGCTGGCACATTGAGTGTTCAGCAATGAGTTCTAAATACCTTGGCCGTGAGTTTGATATTCATGGTGGGGGAATGGACCTGGCTGCAACGCACCATACCAATGAAATTGCACAGTCCGAAGCTTGTAACCATGTACAACCTGCAAGATACTGGATGCATACCAATATGCTTACTGTAAATGGCGTTAGGATGTCTAAAAGTGCAGGAAACGGCTTTTTACCCGGGCAGTTGTTTACCGGCGACCACGATTTGTTACGTAAGGGCTATAGTCCCATGACCGTTAAGTTCTTTATGCTGCAGGCGCATTACCGCAGTACGCTTGATTTTAGTAACGATGCATTAGATGCTTCTGAAAAAGGCTTCCGCAGGTTAATGAATGCGGTAAGCTTATTGGATAAACTTGTTCCAACGGAGCGAACTGACGAACAGGAATCTTTCAATATTGAAGAAATCAAAGCCAATTGCCTTAAAGCAATGAATGATGATTTCAACAGTCCGGTGGTGATTGCAGAATTATTTGAAGCCGTGCGCATCATCAATACCGTTTACGATGGCAAAGGACAGCTTTCAGCAACTGAATTGGAACAGTTAAAGCAACTCATGAACGATTTTGTATTTGATGTTTTTGGCTTAAAAGATGAAGACTCCTCCAATATAGAGCTTAATGCGGTATTGGATATGGTTATTGAATTAAGAAAAGCAGCCAAAGAAAATAAGGATTATGCTACTTCTGATAAAATCCGCATCGGTTTACAAAGCATGGGCATACAACTAAAAGATAGTAAAGAAGGAACTACCTGGAGTAAATCATAAATAACCTATATTAGCAACGTTTTCAATTTAACACATATGACAAATAAAATTATCGTTACCGCCCTTGCCGCATCATTTACTTTAGTAAGCATTGGCACATACGCCCAGCGCAGTGACAATAGCACCAAATCTTTAGTAAATGCAGAACAAGAGTTTTCTGAAAGTGTAGCTAAAAACGGCACTAAAGAAGCATTTCATAAGTATGCTGCCACAGATGCTTTGTCTTTTACCCCAAATCCTGTAAATTCCAGAACATACTATGCTGCGCAGCCAGATATGAAAAACTTAAGCTGGAGCCCGGCTTTGGCAAAAGTATCTAAAAGTGGCGACTGGGGTTTTACCACTGGCCCTTATGTAATAGATGGAGAGAAAAAGGAATACGGACAATATTTAAGTGTTTGGAAAGCGGTAAACGGAAAATGGGAACTTAGCCTGGATATGGGTGTTTCGCACAATAAGCCTTTAAATAAGGTAGTTGTTCAGCATAAAGAACCAGCTGCTTTCTACAGGCCGCAATTTGCCAATGAAAAACAAATGGCTGCGGGAAGGGAAATTATCCTGACCACAGAAAAAACATTGGGCGCTACATTAAAATCTTATGGCGTTGCTGCATTTTCTGGTTTTCTGAATCCAGATGCGAGGGTTATTTTTCCCGGTCGTGAACCGATCATTGGAAAAGATAATGTTGTTGCTTTCTATAACGGAATGATGAGCAAAGTGGCTTTAAAAACTACTAAGGCTGATAAGGCATTGGGTGGTGATTTGGCTTATACCTACGGTTTGGCTACTGTAGACTATAAAGCAGATTTGAGAGAAAGTTTCAATTACATCTTCATCTACGAACGTCAGGCAGACCACAACTGGAACCTCATCGCACAAATTTATACGCCTGCAGAGCGCTAGTCAAATGCAGGGATTAGACTGATAAAGCATGTTTAAAACATCGTTATTTACATTTATACTGTTATGGGCCTTGCAATTGCAGGCCCAAACTTTTATACTCACAGGTCATCAGGGTGCCAGGGGGATCATGCCAGAAAATACCATTCCCGGGATGTTGAAGGCGTTAGATTTAGGTGTAAACATGTTAAACATGGGCGTGGTGATCTCCAAAGATGAAAAAGTGGTGCTTTCTCATGAGCCCTATTTTAACAATGAAATTAGTCTGAAGCCTGATGGTAAGCCGATTTCCTTTAAAGAAGAAAAGAAGTACAACATCTTTAAAATGGATTATGAGGAGGTCCGTAAATTTGATGTAGGGAGTAAAGTGCATGCCCGTTTCCCCGGGCAAATGAAAATCAAAGCCTACAAACCTTTATTAAATGAGGTGATAGACTCTGTAGAGCTGTATGTTAAAAAGCGGAAATTGCCTAAACCATTATATAACATTGAAACCGCTTTAATCCGCAATGGCGATGGCGAATACCAGCCAGACTCTGCTATATTTATTGAGCGGATTATGGAAATTGTAAAGAAAAAGAAGCTCACTAAAAGAGTGGTTATTCAATCGCTGGACATTAGAACATTACAATACCTGCATATACACTATCCAAAAATTAAAACTGCGCTGATGGTAGATGAGAAAAAGGATTTTGAAGAAAGCTTGCAGGTCCTGGGCTTTAAACCAGACTATTATAGTCCGTATTACGTCCTGGTAGGTAAAGGACTGGTAGATCGTTGTCATGAGGCCGGCGTAAAAATCATACCCTGGACGGTTAACTCGGTAAAGGACTTTAAATACCTGCTAAACTTAGGGGTAGATGGAATTGTGACCGACTATCCCAATGTCTATCAAATGGCACGTTAGTGCCAGCAACTAAAATAGATTTTTAATGATGTGTTCTATACTCAGGCCCTCGGCCTCTGCGCGGTAATTTCGTACAATGCGGTGCCTCAATATGGCTGTAGCCACAGCTTGCACATCTTCTGTATCCGGCGCATATTTGCCTGAAATTGCAGCATGGCATTTGGCACCCAATACAAGGAATTGAGAAGCCCTTGGTCCAGCACCCCAGTTGATGTATTTGTTTACCTCTTCGGTAGCCAGTGGCGTATGTGGACGGGTTTTGCCGGCTAACTTAACCGCATATTCCAATACATGATCCGTAACCGGGATATTTCTAATCAGGTCCTGAAAATATTGAATCTGATCAGCATTGATAATTTTCTTTAATACTGAAGTATGGTTACTGGTGGTGTTTTTAACAATGGTCAGCTCATCCTCAAAAGTAGGGTAGCCCAGTTGCACATTAAACATAAACCGGTCAAGTTGCGCCTCCGGTAATGGATAGGTGCCTTCCTGCTCAATAGGATTTTGAGTGGCCAGCACAAAAAATGGTTTGGGTAAAATGTGTTTATGGCCCGCTGCCGTAACCGACTTTTCCTGCATGGCTTCCAGTAAGGCTGCCTGGGTTTTTGGAGGTGTACGGTTAATCTCATCAGCAAGTACAATGTTAGAAAAAACAGGGCCTTTAATAAACTTAAAAGTCCTGTCTTCTCCTAATATTTCTGCTCCAATGATATCACTGGGCATAAGGTCTGGTGTAAACTGGATCCTGTTAAAATTTAAATCCAATACCCCGGCAACAGTTTGAACCAGTAAGGTTTTGGCTAAGCCAGGTACGCCCACCAGCAAACAATGCCCGTTACTAAAAATAGAGATCAATACAGATTTAACAACCTCATCCTGCCCGATGACAACTTTACCAATCTCATTTTTTATCGCTTTGTAAGACTGATGAAGCGCATCTACGGCTTCGATATCATTGTTAAATGCCATGCTCATTATTTAGAGGGGGTTGTTGCTTTAGTCCAGAGTTTTAATTCATTGCAGGTAGTATAATCCTCATCTATTTTTATATAAGTGCTTTCCCTGCGTTTTTCGAACCACTCACTTAAAACTCGGTCATTTTTTTGTTCCTGGGCTTTATTTTTGAACTTGGCATAGTCCTGATCCAGGTTGCCTTTATGTGGTGCTATTTTAGACTTCAGGAATAATATTTTGTAACCTTCTTTGCCATCGGCACCTGTAAACATTACCGGCTTAGAAATGCTGCCAACTTTCATGGTATCTACAGTAAGGAAGACCGTTGGATCTACTTTATCTGCTGGAATAAAAGTAGTTCGCTCACTTACACCATCGTAATATAACATCATACCACCATTGTATTTGGTCTCTTTATTGTCTGAATACATGGAAGCAGCAGCGGAGAATGGAAGTTTCTTAGCGGCTACCGTAGCGGTAAGGTTGTTGTAAATACTGTCTGCATGCAATTTAACCCGGTCTAAACTCTGCGGGGTAGTTAATGGATGCACCAGGATATGTCTGGCATGTACCTGCTCACCACGGCGTTCTATCACCTGTAAAATGTGAAAACCAAATTCGGTTTCAAATACAGGAGATACTTCTCCGGCTTTTAGTTTAAAGGCCATAGCCGTAAATTCTTTCGCCATTACCGTCCTGTCAAAGAAACCTAAATCACCACCATCAGGTGCTGACCCCGGATCTTCTGAATAGGTTTTAGCCAGAAAGCCAAAATCTTCTCCACTTTTTACCCTAAGTCTTAAAGCATCAATCTTATCATGAAATTTTTGTTTCTCTGCTTTAGTTAATTCCGGGTGTAATACAATTTCTCCGATTTCAAATTCTGTAGGGATATCAGGAAGACTGTCTTTTTTATAAGAACTATAATATTTTTGAACTTCCAGTGGGGTGATGCTCACATTCTCCGTGATTTTCCCCTGCATTTTTTGCGCAATCAACTGGTCTTTTACGTCTGGTCTGATCTCATCTTTGTATTGAAGAACAGATTTATTTAAAAACTGTTCCAAACGGTCTTGTCCACCTGCACGCTGAATTTGAGAACGCATTCTGCGGTCAAGCTCATTGTCTACCTGGTTGTCATCCACCATCACCGAGTCAATTTCGGCCTGTTGTTTCAATAGTTTTTGTACCAGCATCTGCTGGAGCAGGTAGCATTTTACGGTTTCATTATTCGGATTTCCCGAATTCAGGTATTGGGCATATTGCTGGTTCAATTCAGATAGCAGGATAATGTTATTTCCCAAAACGGCAACCACTTTATCTATGTTTTTTCTTTGAGCTTGTACATTTAAAAACAAACAGAATAACCCGCCTGCTATCAATAAAATTTTCTTCATTCTATTTTTTCAATTATTTCTCTTTGCAAATGTATTATTATTCAGCGTCTTCAC
The nucleotide sequence above comes from Pedobacter sp. MC2016-14. Encoded proteins:
- a CDS encoding BrxA/BrxB family bacilliredoxin, with the translated sequence MYPEYLVEPMRAELTKVGFEEMKTAADVDSAIQSEGTVFVVVNSVCGCAAANARPAARLAAANEKHPTKLITVFAGMEKEAVDRARGYMIPFPPSSPSMALFKDGKLVHMIERHQIEGRPAQMIADSLIGAFDQYC
- a CDS encoding serine hydrolase translates to MRKAYILLLTVIFTLNACAQEHKKNETRLNIINTIIRNTSLLNNQNKVIPLLELQQKNIASVNLGFSYQRITDSLLNKYTRVTSFDAEKYKNSATLNELEDDLKYFNTVMIMLSEPQISNPKYMSFVQTLSKSKQVIIGLFSSGNTLMNFNLSNTPIIWSRQSDAEAAAIVPQMIFGGIGIGGSYATRLKYTVPEDAGVNADDLLEIDKIAQETITERAAPGLVVLVAKDGKVIFNKAYGNHTYDAVMPDQVTDIFDLASLTKTTATTPTVMRLVQEQKLNLDTNIGAYIPKARTTAMNNISVREVMLHQAGFIPYIPFQDAIKATDHSSDSSSAFPTKVADGYYVRKDYFKEVMWPKMLNAPIKTRGKYVYSDISMYVMKDIVERISGKPLNQYVQENFYGPLGMQTAGFLPRNRFSKDQIVPTENDTYFRKTLLLGYVHDQGAALVGGVSGHAGLFASANDVAILYQMFLNKGAYGGQEYFFPQTVDRFTAKQSDVSRRGLGFDRWDPLASNRYPADNASPQTYGHTGYTGTCVWVDPTRGLVYVFLSNRINPTVSEKLGKLRIRARIQEVINKAIDKGTK
- the mutL gene encoding DNA mismatch repair endonuclease MutL codes for the protein MSDIIQLLPDSVANQIAAGEVVQRPASAVKELLENALDAGGNKIQLILKDAGKALIQVIDNGCGMSVTDARMCFERHATSKVRKAEDLFAIRTMGFRGEAMASIAAIAQVEMKTRRHEDELGTLIEIEGSSVINQEPVATAAGTSICVKNLFYNTPARRNFLKSNPAEMRHIMDEFQRVALANPAIAFTLHHDGIEVFRLPASTLKQRIVHLFGNNYNERLIPVEEETTIINLKGFIGKPEFAKRTRGEQFFFVNNRFIKDAYLNHAVNKAYEELLADDVFPLYVLFIDIDPAKIDVNVHPTKTEIKYLEEKSIYAIIHSAVKRSLGRFNISPTIDFDQETGFSAMITPKPLEDVIPPTISFNPEFNPFAGDQQGSSGESNDRFERKESYGAYASFSKSYGSGGNMAPSAKNWGSLYEIANHATAEQASMDLPGSGKEETFAPLQKQYMQLHNRYIISQIKSGLMVIDQQAAHERILYERFIVHLEDRKGASQQSLFPQTVTLSPNDYELAKSLLDDIKSLGFEVREFGKNTLVIEGIPVDLGSANINETQLFEHLIEGFKNSQQELKLDKRDALARSMARNSAIKNGTSLGQEEMNTLIEQLFACKTPNFSISGKPVIQTIGLTELDKKFDKS
- a CDS encoding rhomboid family intramembrane serine protease, encoding MNNIYIPPVTKNLLIINILFFAATYVFESNGINLGFYLGAVYFDSPMFSIWQPITYMFMHGGLAHIFFNMFALYSFGSILEGHWGAKRFLNFYLITGLGALALQWGVQAFEVYQITGSVFNPSSITVDLAEGMSTLHMSGLSEQAADTFRSIYTVPMVGASGAIFGLLIAFGMLYPDAELMLLFIPVPVKAKYVIPVYILVELSLGVANLPGDSIAHYAHIGGALIGFILVKLWRNKNTFYDYYE
- a CDS encoding rhomboid family intramembrane serine protease, with the translated sequence MNNNIFQELKFKVFKSGNPVAFYIGINVIIYVLTALIGVGIMLGKGSLDLDELIREYFGFPSSFAALPLRFYTLLTFQFFHQGFLHLLFNMLGLFWLGQIFLDFLKPRQFHFVYLFSGASGALVFLLGFNVFPVFAAAAGSATIIGASASVMGIVVATATLLPNYAIRLILFGDVKLKYLALAYVVLDLIGIGSANAGGSFAHLGGALFGFMYIKMLQNGTDWSTIFNTSQWFKKKSKLKVVKNENYRSSVNTRNRSEASDKVNQQVIDSILDKISKSGYDKLSKEEKETLFKASKHS
- a CDS encoding endonuclease/exonuclease/phosphatase family protein, whose translation is MKKSKTTFFNKLLGFIAVILAISLILGMLAGSIDPRTNKYIPFFGLAYPYLLVLNVLTALFWLLRKRIIYAVLTVALIFAGNRVFIATFSFKGTEGAGPKKDTTLLRMMTYNVHNFKPYEPGNSDSVKNQILNLVRTEDPDVIAFQEYFTRKKGAFDLTDSLKRILKTKHYYFVPSQKNDYEAMGLAIFSKYAIKDKGTIWFDANHSGNSSIYVDLEVNKKLIRIYNVHLQSISFVKQDYEYLDKVKKKMDAEIVPSRRIIGMLKSAFLKRSAQVDLMKAHMKTCTSPYLIAGDFNDTPASYAVTQLTKSLQKTFVKKGEGFGTTYNGKFPNFQIDYIAVTKDIEVINHRVIEAKLSDHFPLRSDLRLTP